GCAGCTCCAGAGCTCCCAGGACCTGCTCCCCCAGCAGCGAGCTTTCATCCAGGGCTCCGTCGCTGGGAGTGTCCCCTGTGTCCTGGCCCTGCTCCTGGCTGTCCGGCCCGCGGGAGGTGAAGCGGAAGCACTCGAGACGAACTCCACTGCCGCTGAGCCCAAGATGGCTGGTGTCGGTGCCTGGAGAGCAGGGCCCGGGTAGGGCAGAGACCCAGGCACTGTCACTAATCTGGACCTGGGATTGAGCTGCAAAGGGACCCATAGATGAAGAAGAGCTGGGGGGCTTGGCGCGGAAAGTGATTTCTAGAAGACTGTCCTGGGATCCCACTAAGGATCAAATAGAAATATCAAAAGAAGGATGTGTAAGATGAAACAAAGCATGCAGAAAATTGGTTGTTATCACATGTAAACAGAGATACAAGACATGAAAAGAGAGGTTTGAGAAAAGCTGATGAGATTTTATGAAGTGGGATGACGTCTGTGCTAACAGGATTTGATTATTCATGACTATACAGTAGCACATTGCCACTGGCTAAAGGCAGGGAGGAGAGAGCGGAGAGCAGTACTGAATCCTGTGAGAGGGCTGCCATGGCATAATTAATTGCATGCcagacataaataaaaaaaggagctATGACGACAGGAACGCGACACTCAAAGAAAGTGATGAAGGGAAAAGCAAGGAAGGTAGAACAGAATGACTTCATAACATAAATTCATAGAAAAGAAGACATTGAAATAGAGGAAGATTTGAGgcaaccaaaataaaatataaaatgtaaatggtaGGAAAAAAGCTAAAACTGCAGACTTCTACTTACTAGATGTTAAGTGGCCGGCAGATTTGAGCTCCAGTTCCTGGATCTGTTTGACCAGCAGGGAAATGTGTTGCAGCAGGTCGGTGTTCTGCTGCAGCAGCCTCCGCACTCTGGCCTGGGTTTCAGTCCGCGCACACATCTCCACCGACAGCTGCTCCTGAAGTAGATGGACCTGGACaggccgacacacacacacacacacacacacacacacacacacacacacacacacacacacacacacacacttctggtATTGATAGGCAATTCCATAGAGGCTCCTAAGTTTGGAGTGTGCTGAGTCAAAAGTTTCATATTTAGACATTAATGACTTTAAGGAAATACTTTTGTTACTCCAGAGACCTTATTAGAAGAGACAGACCAACACACATCAGCACTATGAACTAACTTTATGAGTGGCCAACGCAACTCTGAAGCTGCAAGTCTTTAAAGGCCTTAAAACTACCCtcatgcatatttattttgatgtgaAACATTTCAGTAAGTCGATGTAATGGTTTAAAGGAATTAAAGAGGTTAAAAGAGAATTTAATAACTTGAAATGCCTCGCCACGTCCTATTTAACACGCCATTGAAAATGGAAATAGTGCATCACTCTATTGTGTTCTTGAACATTTTGTGTCAAGCGTCACAACGTCTTCAAATAATCTTAATTGAGGTATTTTGAAGTGCATTTTACGGTAATACCTCAAACCAACATGCTCTAAAAATTCAGTCAATTTAAAATGCAATCTTTTCTACAagtgatgtgtttttagccaGTGCAATAAACAACATTACCAGGCGACAGCTGCTAAAAGCTCGCCTGAAAGCCCCTGTAGTCTTGTTGATCTATCTTATGGGGTATTATGTTCTTTACAGATATATTTAGAACTTATGTTGTagtctttttatttgatttgataaaaGGCTTTGCACTTGAATACATTCATTAAATGGTAAACAATATGGACCAAAGCTACCATTAGgagtttcagaaaaaaagaaagcaaaatgtCATAGATGTGGTTCCACAGTAAACAAGAATTGCCATCATTACCTGCTCTGAAGCTGCCAGTGCCTGTTGTTCCTGCTGCTGCAGTTGTTTCTGGAGGAGCTGGACCTGGTGCTCTGTGGAGCAGGGAGCCTCTATGGCTGACTGACCCGACACAGAAGCTCCAAGAATGGGGGAGCCCAGCAGGAGAGATGGGTCATCATTCACCTACAACAGAGATGACAGTAAATTGGGCTCTACAACTTCTAACGGCATTAATAAGTTAACAAAAAGtcactgtgatgtttttattccttGAAACATCTTTTTTGCTCAGTCTTTTTTGCTAGCGTGATCACAGCCACCATAAACACGTAGAAACATAAGCACCACTAACATAAATTCAACTCATTGTGAGAAATACAAGGAAAAACACATCAGAGTCCCTAACTTGATAGCTACGTCATCCTTgaaccatgcagtggaaaaccTCATGGATATTAccactttaaataaagttaacaaaatatgaaacatCACAGCAAAAGTACATCTGCTGTGGATGGGTATGATGTaaaggagagaggggaaaaagtgAAGTGTAGGGTTGAAAAACCAATAATCCTAAATAATGGAGCAACAGTGGaaagtgtctctctctgtcagtatGAGCTCCttggggagagacagagaagacacGCTGCACTGGCAGCACCATGACTGTTGCCTTTCATTCTGATGGAAAAAAATCCACAGATGCACCTGGACCAGATATCATCATAGCTGCTTGATGTACAAGGCCTCCCGAGGACATGTTGTGATCCACCATTTAATGCAACTTCAGTTCCTGAGTTGATTTCAAACATCTTCCAAAAATAACCTGCAACAGCACAAcaactgtttttccttttgctgtATGTgggacataaataaatgaaaaactgaataaaGAGGGAGTTGTATTTCACACCAAATGAAGATAAATTAAGACACTGTGGTTTCTCTATTAAGACTGTTGATGGAGGATTTTGTATAGCTGCCTTGTTCTGTGATAGATTTAAAAAGTCCAGGATAGTTTTTAGCAGCGACTCTTTTAAGGAATGttaattttacttgagtataGTATTCTAGTACACTTTCCATCCCTGTTGACAAGAAAGCATGACATTTACTGATATCTCAGACCTTTGAATCATGAATCATATTTTTGCTGGAAGTATCAGCCAAAAATGTAAACCCACAACATGACGGCAGTGGAagcaagctgtaaacacaaatgAGGTCTTTGAATTAGGCTTTGAATGTCTGTCCTCATATTTTATGACGTGATCacgttaaaaagaaaatcctcaaACAAAATCCTCAATTCGAATCAAGTGACTAACCAAattaactgtgtttttatttcatatatcAACGTTATGAATAAAGATTTAAATCTTCAAACTATTTACCCACTGTACtttttattactctttttaGTTTTGAGTTTTTGTCTCTAACTACCCCCAATTAAAACATCTGTCtcactagctggtgaacatagtagAGAATTATGCAGCTATAATTCTCCACTATGACAACTTTGTccgtctgctgtttggtgctgagcaggtagcgTAGGGTCGTTTTTTCCCCCTCTGAAAACAGCCATCTACCAAAAAAGAAGCTATGAGAGAAGTGAGCATGaaccaaaacagcaaaaatggGGTCCATGGAATTAGTTATACAGTAGATTTTACTTTGATCATTTCAAAGCCATTTCTGGtctaaaatattatataatctAGTTGTGGAGATGGTGTTTAATGGGGAGTGAATCAGCAGAATCTATAAATAAACCTACAGATCGATTGGCTGGGCAGCTGTCCATACAGGAAATATACCATCATGTTAGAGTGCTGCTATGAGAAGAGCAGCCATGAAGAAAATGACTTATCAGTGTTATAGCTGAGATTGGAGATCAATATGGTAGAAAGTCCAGCAACAATGCTTGACTGTGAAGGACACTTGATCGTCAGATTACACACAGGGGAGGGGAAAATTGCATGTGATCTTGACATGAAACACTACTGTTTAATTGTGACAGAGTTGTatcaaataatgaaataataaagataattttcttgttttcaggTAACCATGTTATTAGATGTAAAATCCATTGAATTCAAACCAATTAGCTCCTTGCCAGCACAACACTTTTAAGATGACACAGAGACTTGGTTGGAAAATGAGCTGACAAATACCAGAGAGCCTAGCCGCTTGTTCGGCATCTTACGATATAGTGCGACGCCAGAAAGCCTTGCtatgttttaattaataaacCATATGATCACATCAATATTGATCTGGATAATTtcttcacaaagaaaaacagacttaaAGATGTTGTTGCTTGctgtatatgtttgttttctgatCTTCATACAGCTCGTTGTGAGACCAAACGTTCCCCATGACCCTCTATGGGAGCCTCCCAGAAGGATTTATTTAAACGCAACAAGGATAAGAGATTGATCTAATACGTTGCTAATACGTTTCTGTGTGGAAGGGGGGAAGCAGTTCAGCAGCGGAATTAATGGGCATTAAAAGCAATTCAAGGAATTGAATTTTAGCAGAGCTGAAACTGTTTGTCATGTGAATCGATGAGTTAATTGACACAAATGTAATCGATAAGTAATTTAAGGGAGACTCCAGGTATTCTGCAGATATCTTGACTTTTAGTGCCTAGTATGGTTAAAATTCTGGTAAAAAATTCTGGATCCAACATTTCCCATGATACAACTTGAAATCATCCTTCATTATATCCTCTCGGCtatcctgatgacatcactatgacatcatcagggaTAATTTCTCAAACTTTGGAGCTCTCTTTGAAGagccacataacacaaacacaattattattattgtacaaCAATGTACACAATTTGACTAGTACTCCTCATGATGAGAAAATTAAACTTGATATGTAAAATTGGTGGACTGCtgtttaagtcattttaaacacaaatatgaatatTTGCTGCGTTATTAGTCTTATATAGAAGTAAATACTGGATTGTTGGTTGCACAAAAAAGTGATTTGAAAAAATTATGTTGAGTTTATAGATaatgatttagatttagataaTGATAATTGGTAATGAAAATGTGTTAGTTGCAGCACTATATTTTAACTGAGTGGAAATGGTTGTCTTCATCTTTGCagggtacaaaaaaaaactgcgtTTCTAACAGAGTGCAAAAATAGCAGGGCTTTGTGTAATCAACACCAAAATGATCAGGAACTTCTGTACTCTACCTTGTCATTGATACTGAGGGCCCCGTCCTTTTTACTCTTCTCCAGGTCTGATGAGGAGACACACTCAATGCTCTCCTCTGTAGTGGCTTCAAGGTCAGTCTCCTCTGACAATGCAAACCTCTTCTTTGCTGCAGAGGGAGCAGATACatacgtggggggggggggggggggggggggggggggggggggggggggggggggggggggggggggggggggcggcttTTATGCAGTTTTTCCTTTGAGCTTTATAGTTTGCATCATATCTAGAGGCAGTGACAGCAGCAACAGGAGCAGCAGGCAAAGAGCTGGCAgaagcccacacacaaacaaggtcTGTGACCAATGGCTTGCCCGACTCACCAAACACATCTGTAGATGACTAAGTGCAAGTGGCTGAAAAAAACACGGCAGTGGTGGATAATGACATCTTTTATCAGAGAGATGTGCTTGTTTCTGCAGGCGCTCAGGTGTTTTGtttgggagagagaaaaagcaagagGGAGAGGATTGAAGGCCTTGGAGTTTATGTGttgtgtgaggaaaaaaaagaagattgggtttgtgtgtgagaaagaaggagaatttgatggacagagacaaagacaggagggagaaggagaagggaTTTGTGGATGCACTTTTGTGTGCGATTGTGTGTAGGTGTGAGTCACCTGGCACTGCCTCTGATTCCTCTGCCTtcccctcctcatcctcctggTCATCGCTTTTCTGCTGCAGGGTCAGCTGGTGACACACATCAAATGCCTGACCCACTGTCCGCACGATCCTCATGGCCTGAGACTGCAAGAGAGGACACAGCAAAAAAGCGCGTTGGGGTGTCGAGAGCAAAGGCGAGGGAAGCAGCAGCATGAGCACAGTAAGGGATGATGCAAAAATGAAGGGGCACAGTAGGGGAGACAATAAAATGCCAGAAGAGTTGCACAGGAATAAAAGTGATTGTATGAGCgtagtgtgtgtgcacatgtaaaGTAGagtaagaaaatgaaaaatagtaGAAGGACAAAATTGGGGAATAGGGAAGCAGAAAGGCGAAGATATTACGAGCACTGCTGCTTGTCCTTGTTTATCTGTCATAGTGGTGGATTTTTCTATTTCAGAGTCACATAACTTTTATTGCAGTGAGGGAAAATAAGGTTTGTTGTTATTGCAGGAAGCTTAGGTGTGATGTCATCATCATAAGGTCAACAATCAGAGACAGTTTACCTTTACTTTACATTACACAGAAGCCACATTTTCCCACCAAAATGAAAGCAGTTGAATGAAGTGAAATAGCAAAATAACATTGGGATAAAGTGATGAAACTGATTTTTGAAATGACAGTTTGCTCCATCAAttcaaaattgcattttgttatGAAATTGTCGAGTTAAACACACAGCCCTCCCAAGGCCAAACACAAAAGGCTCTGTTAGTACTCTGAGCTGACATCTAAGCCCTGCTGGGCAGCAACATGCCGTGATGAAAATAACTGAAATCTCCTTTTATCAGCTGGTCCATCTCCTCCTACTCAGCGCATACGCGTGGTCTGCAGCACCCAGATGAAGCTCTGCGGCCCTGGGGAGGTAGTCAGGCACCACCTTTTTTGCCCATTCCTGACATTATGGAGGGGGTTCAGTCGGCAGTGGTGAAAATGTCTTTAAGCAGCTGAGTAAAAAAGCCTGTTGTCTTGTCTTTCTCCCTACCAGGATGATTAGTATTCAGCTTCACTAAGTCACTGTCAGTCTGGTATCCATGGTGAAGGGATGAGATTCAACCTGACTGgtgctctgtctctgtcatgGAGGGATAGAATGTCTCTGCTtgatatgtaaaaaatgtggagATTCATAAGCATTTTAGCACAACTCTCAGAATAATTGGCCATGTGTGAGGTCCAACAGGACAATACATCATGAGACAACGGGCATAATGTCACCATCAGAAGATATCTGCAGAGAATGCAGGGAAAAACTAAATGCAATAATTGATTTCTATGGTTACTAAAAGGATACATGTGGagattttttgtaattttcaacAAATCCATGATAATACCAAAAAAcaactgtgtgtttgtccgTCTCTCAATAGTAAGTTTGTAACCTCCTCCAGTGCCAAGCTTTGAGACCAGCAGTTAAAGtctgttaaaggaatagtttggcattttgggaaacatgctTATGATTTCTTGGCGTGAGTTAGATGAGATGGATACCACTCTCGTGTTCGTCAGGTTAAAATAAAGCTACCGCCAGCCGTAACTTAGCTAAGCTTAGCACATAGAATGGAAACAGTGGTAAACAGCTAGCTTGTCCAAAAGGTGCACATCTCAAGCTCCCTTATTATAGTTTAAAGGTTactattttgtaaaaatttAGATTCCCATGTCTGTTTATGTCATAAAGCAGGTCGACATGCATATAAaatgctcaatccacagagaaatgcactcAGCCTGTAGTTAGAAACGGTGCCTTCATCTGAACCATCAGGATTTCtgtacagttgtgatgtcacaactttACAATATATAGGTATAAAGTGCTGCAGTGTCGTTACACTctttccccggctgcaatgatggtgcaGAGAGAGCAGATGCAGAAGACCTAGCGAAAGGCGGTGATCAAAGTATGATCCTGAGAATTAGCATAAGATGGGatgtttaaatataatttaataagacagctgtgcacaaaggaaaaatatacatcAGGCTAATATACTTATAAGTAGCAACAATTCCATGTTGGTTTTGGTATATTcattggatttgttgacaataaaaaaaaaagtaatatcaCCAGACATTAGCGAATCAAACCTACTTTCCTCTTCGACTTGAACACATTGCAGCGGAAAATGTTGCTCTGGCCATCTCTCGCTATATAACTGAAGATCTTCAAGTCTTGGGCGTCATGTGAGACATAGAAAATCCTAATAAAAGGAAGACAGAGGTCAATATTTAATCGAGTTGGTTACAAGCTTCCTGGTTATTTGGCTTTGATTTAGTACCATCAGAAGGGCTTACCTGTAGATGGGATCCTGCGTCACCAAGATCGTATTCTCGTCCCATGACCATCCTTTTCTCTGTtgcagcacaaaaacacatggattGACAAGTGGCagaggggaaaagccaaaaagatataataaaatatattatataatattatatattaattatatgtattatatatattattatatataatataatataattcaaataaagtcacattttacaGGACTGACCTTCCTCCTTTTGCGCAAAATCACTTTGACAAAGTCAGTAGATACGACAATGTTgaccttctttttctttatattcTTCAGTTTGAATTCATACTGtgaagtaaaaatatatttaaattaacattCAAGGTTGGTTATCAAAAAGTGAACTCAAACCAAATAGATTATTATGGGGTGTGACTAGAATTAAAAAGCAAATGGACCTGCTGAGAAGGAGCTCTTTACACAAgagaaattatatatattggAATAGAGGTAAGCAATCATGCAGACAGGAGGGTATTTTTGACAATCTTCTTCTTAGGGGAAATGTGAGGATCTAGTAAACACTGTCAGTTTCTGTTTCTAGGAGCTGTTTAAGCTTTCAAAGGCAGACTTCCCAGAGGGAGGCCGACATTTGCGGAACACTTTCATCCCTCTCTGTGATTACTGCTTGATGCTGTACCCTCTGCCTTCACTGCAGGCTCCATACATCAGGGCCTAGAGATCTAAGAACAACCAGATTGATCAGATGAAGACTATTTTCATCGGTATTGGAACTGTCTTCTCACTCTTATATTTACTTTTCagatcaaaaaaagaaatctcacaggaagtaaagaaaaagggATCATTATTACAAATATAGCATGTCATATCTGGTGATTTGAGCCCTGTTGAGCCCTGGGAGTACTGTAAGCCTGTCTGACCTTTGTCACACCCAGGAGAAAAGTGCCTTATTAGAAGATTCAACGGGCGATCATTCCTTGCCATACCCTCTTATCTACTTCATCCGTCTTATTGTTGTGTGGGAGGTTTCCTTCATTGCAGTTGCTCAGGTAAAGGACACAACTGCCACAATGTGTATTTGCAGCCCCATGTAAACTGGGACAAGAGGACCATTCATCtccaaacacactgctgtcagagGGCGATGAAGTGGAACACAGGAGGTGTTTGTGCTAAATTTTCATGCACATCACTCACCCACCACTCCCAAGCACAACCAATGATCTAGAGGTTTTGTAAACTCACCTCTCATCTTATCTCTAAGCCACTTACAGTGTTTTCAGGACAAGTCAGCATTTGAATATTCAGAGTCCATCCGCCGCAGGAGCAGAGTTTTAATTACTGAGCCATTACAGCGCTCACAAAGAGTACAGACTCTTTTACAGAGTTGCTTTTATGCTATTAATCTCGTCTATGTTTAATATCATGCTGTTGTATTGCATTTGTATTTACGTACTGTTTTTCGcttaaatcattttcttttcttcactttctatTTCCTCTATTTTCATCTCTttccatttattatttttgcattgaaCGCTTGTAGAAAATCATTTAGCAAACTCCACTTTTAGATGGGAGCTACATAAcatagcatacattttaataaaattagTTTGTTCAAGGACGGATAAATAAGGCACATTACAGAGACTTGGCAGCAAGGTTTTCAGCAGCCATTACCTTGTACATTTTGTatcatgttgttttcatctgATCTGCCATATCAAAAGCTCTTTCATAATGCATTATgagtaaaactgtaaaaatccTAAATCATTGAAATCCGTGAATGATATGTCAAGtgagaaaactcaaacatacagcATCACTAAATGTCTGGCATTACAATCAAATGGCCATTATACTGCACTGTACACGAGGGATCAGGATTAAGTACGTCCGAATGTCACTGAGGATGAGGCTGACCTCTGGTTTACTCAATAACTTAGTTTTTAGATTAGATCCAACAGCTGACAAGCAGCTAAATCCTCTCCTCCCCGTCTTCTCTGTAACTCTGCAGTGCTGTGTGTAATGACAAGGCATTGTCTGTGTTTCCGTTGGCCTTGTTTGGTCTAAACGGGGGCTCAAGAGCTGTTGGTTTCACATGTAAACCTGCACCCGATATCTCTCCTCAGCCATAAAATCTGCACTATAAATCCTGCCATGATTTAATCTGCTTCTGACAGAACACTGAATCTGCCGAATGTGTAGTTTTACACAGACTAGTGATTTATGTGTAAGGAGAATCATGAGGAGAGTAAAGATCCTCTGAGCCCCGTGCACAAGGTgagacataaaacacagaagagagagagttaaTGTGCATGCACCAGCATCAATTCCAGGGTCACTGTTAATAGGTTTACACTGCTGTCACAAGGGTCAAGTTCAGCGGTCTGGTTCAGTGAAGTCACATGTTAAGTTTCTTACTCGGATTCTTCTCATAGCAGCAACTATCTCCATCCGGCTGCCGGGGCGACCCACCTCCAAACTGCCAATGTACtgcaaaatgtcagaaaaatgtttaaagacTGACAGTTAGAGGGAATGAATAACACTGGCTGCCTGGGGAGAGCCTGGGTTGGCAGATTGTTGATTACCAAGATAGTTTTGACagcttttcatacattttttgaaatattccTCCTCTATGAATACATCATTACATgctagagctgcaacaattagtcAATCAGTAGGtccacaaaaaatatatattctctTTTTTGATCAGTTGCCAGTTTTCCATCAAAAGTATCAAATATTTGATGGTTCCAGCctctcaaaattaaaaaaattgtctgcTTGTCTTTGTCTTGCATTATGGTAAATTGAACATTTAGGGATTGGGACTGTTGGTGGAAAACCAGACATTTGATGCAAAACACTTCGGGCTagaagaaagtgtgtttttctgatttttaatagaccaaaaaatgacttgattaattttttaacaaaattaccaatagttagttgcagccctgtaACACTTTGactgattttgttttgaagACAGAAATTTAAAAACGTTCTTACTGTTCTGCATCCATCAAAGGTTTGTCAAAAATGATATAACTTAAATTAAAGGATGTCAGTATTCATAAGTCAGCAGTTGAAGCAACACTTATCCATGCAAGTAAggtaaaaaatgagaaaatcacaaacatttaaaagtgatttaaagtgaacaaaatctaaatctaaaatgttATATTGCCAATAAACACCATCAACATTACATAAATCCATGGATTACGATATCTGGTTGTCGTTACAGTAGCAGTGACATCCATAGCCCTCATTTCATTGTTTGAAACATACAGGGATGATGATCATATGCTCTCATTCCTGACACCCAGAAAGCATCTGTTGCAGAGCGCCTTACCTTTGCCTCAAAGCAGACCCCATGCTTAAACACCTCGTCGTTGTGCATGGGGATCCTCAAATCGTGCGCGTCATCCACTAAATTGTACTTGGTTACACCTGGCATCGCTTTAGTGATTGCTGACTTGCTCCCGACTCCCGTTTTACGACAGCGCTAGTGTACCTGCAGATATGCGCATCTCTTCCGCCGCTGCACCCTTCGCACTCTCTCCGTCACCCCGGATGTCATCCGGGCTGAGGCGCACCGGTCGCGACGGATTGATGGATTCAATTAACGCGCTGATCGGTGATCGGTGTGTGCACTCACTGACCCCCTCACTCCGGTCTGAGACACGACGAAGAAACAATACGCACCGCGGCCACCGCCGGGGTCCCCAATGACGCACAAATCTCACCACATGACAACTCTAAGCTCCCCAGCATCAATATGCACTAATTCATCACAGTGATTGATCGATCAATATTCGGAAGCAGTGGGCACTTATTAGCCCTGAAACTGGATGTAAGATGATATCTaacagatgaagacagattcCGCTTGAAAACACTCTATCAGCAGATGCAGCTGGTGTTTGATTGTGTGACATCTAGTGGCATCACAGGGAACAAACAATCTCCCAAATCACTGACTCCCAGTGGTTTCCAGGAGCCATCTATTTAAGTGCAATTTGGCATAGACATaagacataaaaaatgaatgcaacaaGCATAATTGCTCCTGTAATTAGCTGACACATGCTTTTAACCTGGTGAAGCACATGAGGGCACACTCTGAGGTGTATTATCATTTCCTGGTGGCCACATGCAGTCTTCTTCTATAGATCCATCACAATGTGTTGAATTATCAAGAAGCAGAGCTGAAACCTCTTCCGGGTCATATTATCTTAAAAGCTGCCCAAAGGTAACTCTGCAATTTAGAGAAAGACACAATGTAGTTTGCTGAATGGGAATTTTTGGGGGGCCGATGCATCCTAATCCCTATGTTTTAACCTATTTTTAATACTTGCATTCTCACTTGAAGCAGAGACAGAGTTGTTGAagcatactgtattttactgtaatgttcACTTGGCTTTTGTCACAAGAAATTGCCCATCTTTTTCTTTAAGAtttctttgtctgtgtcattTTAACGGCTTAGCTGACATAAGATTTTGATTAGCCTACTTATATTATATGATAGGGTCTTGGTGACATGGGGGCAGCAGGAACGatgacatattttcacatttttcacaatgtgtCACTTGTGAGGATGAACGTACAGAGAAACATCACCATAATCTGCAGCTCCCTTCGGCTTTGCAGAGCTTTAGATGGAGTTTCAGCCAGATGCCTGCTGTATCGCAGCAGGAATCTGTTTTCAGTGACACAGCAGTGggttttaggccttttttttagGTCAGTAGGCCACAGTACACTATCTGCTCTTCACTAAACAGCAGATAGACACACTTAGTGGCTAGCTGGTGAATATAGTGGCGCATTTGACAGGCAAAGAGCCACATAGTTTCCTCAGGAGTTTCTGCTGacccccagtggctaaaaaaatgaaagaaaaaaaaatgtgttagtgCAGGTTCATTGTTGTGATAACCTTGTGCGCAAACAGTTGCCTAGTCACACATCCAGCAGAGATGGAGCAACATTGGCATATGTTTGAAGTAATGTTTgtttccacctgatgaatgtaagtccaacaCTCAGTCTCCTTGCAGCTCTGTTTGGCTCTCCTGaatcctgagggaaatatctggctatCTGGGGTGAAAATGCTCCAATATGTTCTCTtttaccagctagttgctaactttgtttGTTGAGGCTTGGTGCTGAAGAGGCAGTGTAGGCCACAGAgaggtgtttttgttgaaaacagCTGACTGCTGTTGCAAGAAAAGAAGCCgatgagagcagtgagactGAACTAAACGGTGAACTGAAAGAAGCTTAGACACACTGTactgaggggaactgcagagttgggTACTTACTACCTGTTGGTTTGACTTTATGAACTTTAATCCATTGTTGGTGTGACTGATGTTGGTTAGTCACCCTGTTGAGGTATAGGGCAGTGTGGGTATTTCAGCCACAGATAGAAGGTACGTTTTCCCCCTTCAAATCTGAAGTGCAACCTTCACCTTTGTTTTTCTCGCACCTGTCAATATGTGTTGCTCAGTTTTTTGATCAAACTTCATTCATGCCATCTGTCCAGCAGGTGGCAACAGAGTTCTTTGCGTTTTCCAAGAGGTAACGCTCATAATAGCAAAAGACC
The window above is part of the Etheostoma cragini isolate CJK2018 chromosome 12, CSU_Ecrag_1.0, whole genome shotgun sequence genome. Proteins encoded here:
- the LOC117953995 gene encoding carboxyl-terminal PDZ ligand of neuronal nitric oxide synthase protein-like produces the protein MPGVTKYNLVDDAHDLRIPMHNDEVFKHGVCFEAKYIGSLEVGRPGSRMEIVAAMRRIRYEFKLKNIKKKKVNIVVSTDFVKVILRKRRKRKGWSWDENTILVTQDPIYRIFYVSHDAQDLKIFSYIARDGQSNIFRCNVFKSKRKSQAMRIVRTVGQAFDVCHQLTLQQKSDDQEDEEGKAEESEAVPAKKRFALSEETDLEATTEESIECVSSSDLEKSKKDGALSINDKVNDDPSLLLGSPILGASVSGQSAIEAPCSTEHQVQLLQKQLQQQEQQALAASEQVHLLQEQLSVEMCARTETQARVRRLLQQNTDLLQHISLLVKQIQELELKSAGHLTSMGSQDSLLEITFRAKPPSSSSSMGPFAAQSQVQISDSAWVSALPGPCSPGTDTSHLGLSGSGVRLECFRFTSRGPDSQEQGQDTGDTPSDGALDESSLLGEQVLGALELLRFRESGIGSEYESNTDESDDRDSWEQGEGVGSDGPGRLLNVLNAESLPDCLGDEMAV